The genomic interval TCGACAGCCAGACGAGGAGCGGACTCGGCAAGTGCTCGCGGGTGAGTGCCACCTCAGGAACCAACGTCGACAGCACACCGGGTGTCCACTACTGGGGCATGGGCGACTGCATCGTCGAGGAATCCGACAGGCCGAACGTCTGGAACCCCAGGGGGCTAGCCAGTCGGAACACCTTCGGGACGTGGGGCAACCTCGCCGCGATCGACAACTGGGCGAACGTGCCGGTCAACCGGCAGGCCACGCTCGAGGTTCCCGCGTTCTCGATCGCCAAGGAGGCCACACCGGCTGCGGGCACCGCCGTCAAGCCCGGTTCGAAGATCACCTACCAGATCACCGCGAGCCCGGTGAGGTACAAGTTCCCGGCCACGGGCAATGACGGCGACGCGTGGATCCCCGCGACCACCTGGAGCGGGCGCTACGCCGACTCCGCCGCGTCGGTCGCAACCTCGGCGACCATCGACTGGTCCACGCTGGCGAACAACCCCGGCACCGGCAATCGTGCCTCCGTCGCATCCACGAAGGACGGCTACTCCTGGGTCGGAACCGCGGTGCCGATCGGATCGGGCGTGGTGACCACGTACGACGCGACGGTCAAGCCGGCGAGCGAGCTGAGCGACCGCGCGCAGCTGCGCAACCTCGCGTTCGTCGTCACCGGGGACACTCCCGTACCGCCGCCGACCTGCGTGCCGGGACTGTGCGGCGAGACGGTCCACCCCGCCGAGGTGATCGACGTCGTCAAGACGTCCAACCCGGAGGACGGGACAAAGGTCGATCCCGGCGGCGTCATCCAGTTCACGCTCACGTTCACCAACCGCAGCGCCGTCGCGGTCACTCCCACGTACTCCGACAACCTGGCCGGCGTCGTCGACGACGCCGTGGTGGACCGCTCCTCGATCTCGGCCAACAACGGGCTCCAGGCCCGATGGACCGACCAGGGGCCGGCGATCGAGGTGGGCGGCACGCTGGCCGCGGCAGGCGCCTCGGGGCCGACCGTGGGCACCGTCACCTACCGGGTGACGGTCAAGGACTCCGGGTTCGCGGACGGCGTCGTGCGCAACGTCGTCGTCGTGACGGGTCAGGATCCTGGCAGCACGTGCGCGCCGGGCGACCCGCTGTGCACCGAGCACCCGGTGACGGGGAGCTTCTTCGTGACCAAGACGTCCGACCCGGCGACCGGCGCGTACGTCTCCCCGGGGGACACCATCACCTACACCGTCACCGCAACGGGGCGCGGGACGGGGATGGCGGGCATCGTCCTGGACGACAACCTCAAGGGAGTCCTCGGGAACGCCACGTTCGTCGCGGGATCGGCCACGCTGACCGTGGCCGGTGGCCAGCCGACTCAGGTCGCCGACCCCGTCGGCGCGCGCCTCGTCTCGGGCTCGTTCGACCTGGCCGAGGACGAGACCGGCGTCCTGCGCTACTCCGTGAAGGTGAACGACGGCGCCTGGTCGAAGAAGCTCGACAACGTCGCGGGCGGGCGCGGCGAGGGCGACACCCCGCCCACCACGTGCGACCCGTGCACGACGACGCACACGGTCACGGCACGCATCGAAGTCCTCAAGATGAGCTCGTCCCTCGGCGGGTCGGCGCCGATCTCGGGCTCCGAGTGGGCGGTCTACGTCGACAAGGACGGCCTGATGGGCGAGCAGGTGACGAAGCCGGCGGTGCAGGCCGTGCCGGGCACGATCGGCAGGTTCGAGCTCGCGGGCATCGTCCCGGGCACCTACTGGCTGACCGAGACCCGTGCGCCGGACGGCTTCACCCTCCTCGCGGAGCCGGTGCGCTTCGACGTCAGCGACAGTGGTGCGGTGTCGCTCCGCGACGCGGACCGCCAGGGTCAGGCCGTCACCACGGTGGTCGACCAGGGCACGGCGGTCATCACCGTGCGGAACGTGACGACTCCCGTGATCCTGCCCCTGTCGGGGGACACGGCGAAGGGGTCCCGGCCGTACACGGTGGCGGGAGGGTGCCTGCTGGTGATGTCGCTGTCGACGCTGCTGGCCGAGACCACCAGGCGCCGCCGCGCCCGGCGGCACGGCAGCCGCGCGTGAGCCGCGGCGGAGCGTGAGCCGCAGCCGAGGTCCAGGTCGACGGCCTGGACCTCGGCTGCGCTGTGGGTGGGGGGGACGGCGCTCAGGACCTGCCCGAGCCGGTGCCGAGTCCGGCCGTGATCAGGTCCATGACCGAGGCGTCCGCGAGCGTCGTCGAGTCGCCGACCGCGCGGTTCTCGGCGACGTCACGCAGCAGGCGGCGCATGATCTTGCCCGAGCGCGTCTTCGGCAGCTCGGGCACGACGAGGATGCGCTTGGGCTTGGCGATCGGCCCGATCTCCTTGGCGACGTGGTCGCGCAGCTCGGCCTCGACCGCGGTCCGACCCTCGGGGGTCGCGGCACGCTCGGCGTGCTCGCCGAGCAGGATCACGAACGCGACGACGGCCTGCCCGGTCGTGTCGTCCGAGGCGCCGACGACGGCGGCCTCGGCCACGACGTCGTGCGACACCAGCGCCGACTCGATCTCCGTGGTCGACAGGCGGTGGCCCGAGACGTTCATGACGTCGTCGACGCGGCCGAGCAGCCAGATGTCGCCGTCCTCGTCCTTCTTGGCGCCGTCGCCCGCGAAGTACAGGCCGCGGAACCGCGACCAGTACGTGTCCTCGTAGCGCTGGCGGTCGCCCCAGATGCCGCGCAGCATCGCGGGCCACGGTTCCGTCAGCACCAGGTACCCGCCGCCGCCGTTGGGGACGGGGTGCGCCTCGTCGTCGACGACGTCGGCGCTGATGCCCGGCACGGGCACCTGCGCGGACCCCGGCTTGGTCGCGGTGATGCCTGCGAGCGGGGTGATCATGATGGCGCCCGTCTCCGTCTGCCACCAGGTGTCGACGATGGGTGTGGTGTCGCGGCCGATCACGCGCCGGTACCAGATCCACGCCTCGGGGTTGATGGACTCGCCCACCGAGCCGAGCACGCGCAGCGACGTCAGGTCGTACTGGGCGGGCACGTCGTCGCCCCACTTCATGAACGTGCGGATCGCCGTCGGGGCGGTGTAGAGGATCGAGACCTTGTGCTTCTCGATGATCTCCCACCAGCGGCCGCGGTGCGGGGTGTCGGGCGTGCCTTCGTACAGGATCTGCGTGCCGCCGTTGGTCAGCGGGCCGTAGACCACGTACGAGTGGCCGGTGACCCAGCCGATGTCCGCCGTGCACCAGAAGACGTCGTCGTCCTTCAGGTCGAACACGACCCGGTGCGTGTACGCGGCCTGCGTGAGGTAGCCGCCCGTCGTGTGGAGGATGCCCTTGGGCTTTCCCGTCGTGCCCGAGGTGTACAGGATGAACAGCGGGTGCTCGGCGTCAACCCACACGGGCTCGTGGAAGGTGTCGGCGGACTCCAGGGCGTCGTGCCACCAGACGTCGCGGCCCTCGGTCCACGCCGTCTCCTGCCCCGTGCGGCGCACCACGAGGACGTGCTTGACCGTCTCGGTGCCCTCGCCCGTGAGCGCCT from Xylanimonas allomyrinae carries:
- the acs gene encoding acetate--CoA ligase; translation: MTTQQPEAGGLENLLHETRTFPPDPAFVAAANYGPSLYDDASADRLGFWAKQARELISWRTPFTQTLDWSDAPVARWFADGTLNAAYNAVDRHVEAGRGDHVAIHFEGEPGDSRTVTYADLQRDVARAANALAALGVGKGDRVVIYLPMLVESVVAMLACARIGAPHSVVFGGFSADALRSRIADAEASLVITADGGYRRGVPSALKPAVDEALTGEGTETVKHVLVVRRTGQETAWTEGRDVWWHDALESADTFHEPVWVDAEHPLFILYTSGTTGKPKGILHTTGGYLTQAAYTHRVVFDLKDDDVFWCTADIGWVTGHSYVVYGPLTNGGTQILYEGTPDTPHRGRWWEIIEKHKVSILYTAPTAIRTFMKWGDDVPAQYDLTSLRVLGSVGESINPEAWIWYRRVIGRDTTPIVDTWWQTETGAIMITPLAGITATKPGSAQVPVPGISADVVDDEAHPVPNGGGGYLVLTEPWPAMLRGIWGDRQRYEDTYWSRFRGLYFAGDGAKKDEDGDIWLLGRVDDVMNVSGHRLSTTEIESALVSHDVVAEAAVVGASDDTTGQAVVAFVILLGEHAERAATPEGRTAVEAELRDHVAKEIGPIAKPKRILVVPELPKTRSGKIMRRLLRDVAENRAVGDSTTLADASVMDLITAGLGTGSGRS
- a CDS encoding SpaA isopeptide-forming pilin-related protein — protein: MRRRPEYQLALHLYPPERSTPGVYSIELKPRENSSNTLGNVTLNWDITVKRGGVARPGRVWTEHYVLRDVYSSSADTSVNLVLYYQSVYGFTYKTQRSGLNGADSRFVANAYGAVNRDSCTSSHLSIPNRELRDAKNVSGEYGELGIPADNTKCRFTPYKIFFEPPSEDLPPSVTVPDKATGSMKTTWLRVSPPEPQEINVTNLTFAPTGEGSRAGVITFGVSKHDGQAVVQVDVNNDGQFDGPLDRVFDVQVLAGEQVRLPFDGKDARRNDISPTTPLAVRVVVPSTGEVHFTDFDVEILTNGLEVTRLNGPQAGRTNVSWNDTLIDSQTRSGLGKCSRVSATSGTNVDSTPGVHYWGMGDCIVEESDRPNVWNPRGLASRNTFGTWGNLAAIDNWANVPVNRQATLEVPAFSIAKEATPAAGTAVKPGSKITYQITASPVRYKFPATGNDGDAWIPATTWSGRYADSAASVATSATIDWSTLANNPGTGNRASVASTKDGYSWVGTAVPIGSGVVTTYDATVKPASELSDRAQLRNLAFVVTGDTPVPPPTCVPGLCGETVHPAEVIDVVKTSNPEDGTKVDPGGVIQFTLTFTNRSAVAVTPTYSDNLAGVVDDAVVDRSSISANNGLQARWTDQGPAIEVGGTLAAAGASGPTVGTVTYRVTVKDSGFADGVVRNVVVVTGQDPGSTCAPGDPLCTEHPVTGSFFVTKTSDPATGAYVSPGDTITYTVTATGRGTGMAGIVLDDNLKGVLGNATFVAGSATLTVAGGQPTQVADPVGARLVSGSFDLAEDETGVLRYSVKVNDGAWSKKLDNVAGGRGEGDTPPTTCDPCTTTHTVTARIEVLKMSSSLGGSAPISGSEWAVYVDKDGLMGEQVTKPAVQAVPGTIGRFELAGIVPGTYWLTETRAPDGFTLLAEPVRFDVSDSGAVSLRDADRQGQAVTTVVDQGTAVITVRNVTTPVILPLSGDTAKGSRPYTVAGGCLLVMSLSTLLAETTRRRRARRHGSRA